A window from Gemmatimonadaceae bacterium encodes these proteins:
- a CDS encoding ABC transporter permease — MRVRLPHPATLGPLLALAVACGFFAIQSDRFWTGDNLSLVLQQVMVVGVIAIGQTLIILTAGVDLSCGTIMALGGIVMTKFAVDAGLPAFAAIAAGIGVTTLLGALNGVLVSRIKLPPFIVTLGTLNIAFALTQLYSHAQTVTELPAAMTSLGGTFRLGGTSVVYGVVLMLALYGFTWFALRETAAGRHVYAVGNNPEAARLTGIATQRVLFGVYVLAGVLYGVAALLSVARTGVGDPSAGQTENLDAITAVVIGGTSLFGGRGAILGSLIGALIVGVFRNGLTLMGVSSVYQILITGILVILAVGTDQLSRRGAVG, encoded by the coding sequence GTGCGCGTCCGCCTTCCGCATCCCGCGACGCTCGGTCCGCTCCTCGCACTCGCGGTCGCGTGTGGATTCTTCGCCATTCAAAGCGACCGCTTCTGGACCGGCGATAATCTCTCGCTGGTCCTCCAGCAAGTGATGGTGGTCGGCGTCATCGCCATTGGTCAAACGCTCATCATCCTCACCGCCGGCGTCGATCTCTCCTGCGGCACCATCATGGCGCTCGGCGGCATCGTCATGACCAAGTTCGCGGTCGACGCGGGGCTGCCCGCGTTCGCCGCGATCGCTGCCGGCATCGGCGTCACGACGCTTCTCGGTGCGCTCAACGGTGTGCTCGTGAGCCGGATCAAGCTGCCGCCATTCATCGTCACGTTGGGCACGCTCAACATCGCGTTCGCACTCACTCAACTGTACTCGCACGCGCAGACGGTCACCGAGCTGCCAGCGGCGATGACCTCGCTCGGCGGCACGTTCCGGCTCGGCGGGACGTCGGTCGTCTACGGCGTCGTGCTGATGCTGGCGCTCTATGGGTTCACCTGGTTCGCGCTGCGCGAAACCGCGGCTGGGAGACATGTGTACGCGGTCGGGAACAATCCCGAGGCGGCGCGCCTGACCGGCATTGCGACCCAGCGCGTCCTATTCGGCGTGTACGTGCTGGCCGGTGTGCTGTACGGAGTTGCTGCGCTGCTGTCGGTCGCCCGGACCGGTGTCGGCGATCCGAGCGCCGGTCAGACCGAGAACCTCGACGCGATCACGGCTGTCGTCATCGGCGGCACGAGTCTCTTTGGCGGACGAGGAGCGATTCTCGGCTCACTCATCGGCGCGCTGATTGTCGGCGTTTTCAGGAATGGCCTTACCCTGATGGGCGTGTCGTCAGTTTATCAGATACTGATCACGGGCATTCTCGTGATCCTCGCCGTCGGCACGGATCAGCTCTCGCGGCGGGGAGCCGTCGGATGA
- a CDS encoding sugar ABC transporter substrate-binding protein, translating to MGAARLTLVAALAVAIAAPARAQQPIIGLITKTESNPFFVKMREGALSAAQRNGVRLLTGAGANDGDNAGQVTAMENMISAGAKVILITVNDSKAIVPAIRKARAKGILVIALDSPTDPVEATDALYATDNYEAGMLIGEYAKAALAGKTLRIATLDLFPGHPVGAQRHNGFLRGLGLPAPPKASNELGRPPQVVCMADSYGNQSKGQAGMENCLQKNPDINLVYTINEPTAAGAFTALKAAGKEKGVVIVSVDGGCQGIRDIAAGAIAATAQQYPLKMAALGVAAGANFIKTGKKPTGYTDTGVTLIAAKPEPGVDSKDVKTGLSLCFGKRD from the coding sequence GTGGGCGCCGCACGCCTAACGCTGGTCGCGGCGCTCGCGGTCGCCATTGCGGCGCCTGCGCGAGCGCAACAGCCGATCATCGGCCTGATCACCAAAACCGAGAGCAATCCCTTCTTCGTGAAAATGAGGGAGGGAGCGCTTTCGGCCGCGCAACGGAACGGCGTGCGCTTGCTCACGGGAGCCGGCGCCAACGACGGTGACAACGCCGGCCAGGTCACGGCGATGGAGAACATGATCTCCGCCGGCGCGAAGGTCATTCTCATCACCGTGAACGACTCGAAGGCGATCGTTCCCGCGATTCGCAAAGCGCGAGCGAAGGGCATTCTCGTCATCGCGCTCGATAGCCCGACCGATCCCGTCGAGGCGACCGACGCACTGTACGCGACGGATAACTACGAAGCGGGAATGCTCATCGGTGAGTATGCGAAGGCGGCTCTGGCTGGGAAAACGCTCAGGATCGCGACGCTCGATCTCTTTCCCGGCCACCCCGTGGGCGCGCAGCGGCATAACGGATTCCTCAGGGGGTTGGGGTTGCCGGCACCGCCAAAGGCGAGCAACGAGCTTGGCCGGCCGCCGCAGGTCGTCTGCATGGCGGATAGCTACGGCAATCAGAGTAAGGGGCAGGCAGGTATGGAGAACTGCCTGCAGAAGAATCCCGACATCAATCTCGTCTACACGATCAACGAGCCGACGGCAGCCGGTGCGTTCACGGCGCTCAAGGCGGCCGGCAAGGAGAAGGGAGTCGTCATCGTTTCGGTCGATGGTGGCTGCCAGGGGATACGCGACATCGCCGCGGGCGCGATCGCGGCGACGGCGCAGCAATACCCTCTCAAGATGGCCGCGTTAGGCGTCGCGGCTGGCGCCAACTTCATCAAGACGGGGAAGAAACCCACCGGCTACACGGACACTGGCGTCACACTCATCGCCGCGAAGCCCGAACCCGGAGTCGACAGCAAAGACGTGAAAACCGGCCTGTCGCTCTGCTTCGGAAAGCGGGACTAG
- a CDS encoding gluconate 2-dehydrogenase subunit 3 family protein — protein sequence MIDRTEDVSTIDRREAIRRVGLFLGGVTFIGGSSLLTACQKDRPVVQAGEQVGQFATADMNFLDEVAETILPETKTPGAKAAKVGPFMAVMVTDCYDAKQQKIFRDGMTRLNDACRKANNVGFLQATPQQRLSLLEVLDKEQKTYSDAVESARRKKSDTTTTTAAKKAEAHLEEPRKEAGIGGDVGTATAITADSPPHYFRMMKELTLLGYFTSEIGCKQAQRYAETPGKYDPCVPYKPGDKAWAPHA from the coding sequence ATGATCGATCGCACGGAAGACGTGAGTACGATTGACCGTCGTGAGGCGATCCGTCGCGTCGGGCTGTTCCTCGGCGGCGTGACGTTCATCGGCGGAAGCTCACTCCTGACCGCGTGTCAGAAGGACCGGCCGGTGGTGCAGGCGGGAGAGCAGGTTGGCCAGTTCGCGACCGCCGACATGAATTTCCTCGACGAGGTCGCCGAGACCATCCTTCCCGAAACGAAGACGCCGGGCGCGAAGGCCGCGAAGGTCGGTCCGTTCATGGCGGTCATGGTCACGGATTGCTACGACGCGAAGCAGCAGAAGATCTTTCGCGACGGCATGACGCGGCTGAACGACGCCTGCCGCAAGGCGAACAATGTCGGGTTCTTGCAGGCGACGCCGCAGCAGCGGCTCTCGCTCCTCGAGGTCCTGGACAAGGAACAGAAGACGTACTCGGATGCGGTCGAGTCAGCGCGTCGAAAGAAATCCGACACGACGACGACAACAGCGGCGAAAAAGGCCGAAGCGCATCTCGAGGAGCCGCGGAAGGAAGCTGGCATTGGCGGCGACGTCGGGACGGCGACCGCGATCACTGCCGACTCGCCGCCGCACTATTTCCGGATGATGAAAGAGCTCACGTTGCTGGGCTACTTCACGTCGGAGATCGGCTGCAAGCAAGCGCAGCGATACGCCGAGACGCCGGGAAAGTATGATCCCTGCGTTCCGTACAAGCCCGGCGACAAAGCGTGGGCGCCGCACGCCTAA
- a CDS encoding GMC family oxidoreductase, which translates to MQSTTYDAIVVGSGISGGWAAKELSERGLNVLLLERGKNIEHIKDYVNAQKGPWEYPHRGGRTKKMEEDYPVLRRDYPLNEKNLDWWASDRDSPYTEVKRFDWYRGYHVGGRSLMWGRCSFRWSDFDYEANAREGVGTDWPIRYKDIAPWYDHVEPFAGISGSIEHMPQLPDGKFQPPMPFNCAEQMVADRVRQHFDGKRRWIPARTANLTQPIGGRSACQYRDACWLGCPYGAYFSTQSSTLPAAMKTGHLTLKPWQIVNEVLYDKDRKRASGVRVLDAISMQSTDYKAKVIFLCASTLNSTWILLRSATDIWPGGLGSSSGELGHNLMDHHFRVGAEGRIDGFQDKDQYGRKPNSVYIPRYRNLFGEKRDYLRGFGYEGSAGREGWSRAVAEMGVGGGFKDSMAEPGQWTVGGTAFGEMLPNHANVVTLDENRKDKWGLPVLKIDCATGENEHRMRKDMGTDMAEMLEAAGVKDVHTYDEPCFPGMGIHEMGTARMGTKPTNSVLNSHNQVWDAPNVFVTDGSCMASTACQNPSLSYMALTARAANFAADELTKRTL; encoded by the coding sequence GTGCAAAGCACGACGTACGATGCCATCGTCGTTGGTTCTGGCATCTCGGGCGGCTGGGCGGCAAAAGAGCTCTCCGAGCGAGGTCTCAATGTGCTCCTGCTCGAGCGGGGGAAGAACATCGAGCACATCAAAGACTATGTGAACGCGCAAAAGGGACCGTGGGAGTACCCACATCGCGGCGGCCGCACGAAGAAGATGGAAGAGGACTATCCCGTCCTGCGACGTGATTATCCACTCAACGAAAAGAATCTCGATTGGTGGGCCTCGGATAGGGATTCGCCGTACACCGAAGTCAAACGGTTTGATTGGTATCGGGGTTACCACGTTGGGGGTCGATCCCTGATGTGGGGCCGCTGCTCCTTTAGGTGGAGCGATTTTGATTACGAGGCAAATGCCAGAGAAGGCGTCGGCACCGACTGGCCGATTCGATATAAGGACATCGCGCCCTGGTATGATCATGTCGAGCCGTTCGCCGGAATCTCCGGCTCGATCGAGCACATGCCGCAACTGCCGGACGGCAAGTTCCAGCCACCGATGCCGTTCAACTGCGCGGAGCAGATGGTTGCCGATCGCGTTAGGCAGCACTTCGACGGCAAGCGACGATGGATTCCAGCCCGGACGGCAAACCTCACCCAGCCGATCGGCGGCCGCTCCGCCTGCCAATACCGCGATGCATGCTGGCTCGGCTGCCCGTATGGGGCCTACTTCAGCACGCAATCGTCGACGCTTCCCGCCGCGATGAAGACGGGGCACCTCACGCTGAAGCCCTGGCAGATCGTGAACGAGGTTCTGTACGACAAGGACAGGAAGCGCGCGAGCGGCGTTCGCGTGCTGGATGCGATCTCGATGCAGAGCACGGACTACAAGGCGAAGGTGATCTTCCTCTGTGCGTCGACGCTCAACTCGACCTGGATTCTTCTGCGCTCCGCGACCGACATCTGGCCGGGAGGTCTCGGGTCGAGCTCTGGAGAGCTTGGACACAACTTGATGGATCACCACTTCCGCGTCGGCGCCGAAGGACGCATCGACGGCTTCCAGGACAAGGATCAGTACGGCCGTAAGCCGAACTCCGTTTACATCCCGCGCTATCGCAATCTCTTTGGCGAGAAGCGCGATTACCTGCGCGGTTTCGGGTACGAAGGATCGGCGGGACGCGAGGGTTGGTCGCGCGCGGTCGCGGAGATGGGCGTCGGCGGCGGCTTCAAGGACTCGATGGCCGAGCCGGGGCAGTGGACCGTCGGCGGCACCGCGTTCGGCGAGATGCTGCCTAACCATGCGAACGTCGTGACGCTCGACGAGAACCGGAAAGACAAGTGGGGCCTGCCGGTGCTCAAGATCGACTGCGCGACGGGCGAGAACGAGCATCGGATGCGCAAAGACATGGGCACTGACATGGCGGAGATGCTCGAGGCGGCTGGTGTGAAGGATGTGCACACCTACGACGAACCCTGCTTCCCCGGCATGGGCATTCACGAGATGGGCACGGCGCGCATGGGCACCAAGCCGACGAATTCCGTGCTCAACTCGCACAATCAGGTGTGGGATGCGCCTAACGTTTTTGTCACCGACGGTTCGTGCATGGCCTCGACTGCGTGTCAGAATCCGTCGCTCAGCTACATGGCACTGACGGCGCGAGCGGCAAACTTCGCGGCGGACGAGCTCACCAAGCGCACCCTCTAA
- a CDS encoding GMC family oxidoreductase: MQSTTYDAIVVGSGISGGWAAKELTERGLNVLLLERGKNIEHIKDYPNATKGPWEYPHRGGRTTAMEEAYPVLKRDYPLNEKNLDWWASDKDSPYTEVKRFDWFRGYHVGGRSLLWGRQSYRHSDIDFEANAKEGVAVDWPIRYADVTKWYDYVEPFAGISGSIEHMPQLPDGKFQPAMALNCGEELIAGRLTKKFGGRRRIIPGRVANATQALPGRSPCQYRNACWLGCPYGGYFSTQASTLPAAMKTGRLTLKPWAIATEVLYDKDKKRATGVRVLDAVSEKATDYTAKVIFLCASTLNSTWLLLRSATDVWPGGLGSSSGELGHNLMDHHFRLGASGSIEGMEDKYYYGRRPNGFYIPRYRNVFGEKRDYLRGFGYQGGASRDGWSRVVAELGVGGAFKDNAAEPGPWTIGATAFGEMLPNHANQVGIDETRKDKWGLPVLKIDCAIGENERKMRVDMMNDMAETLEAAGVKNVQMYDSGYFPGMGIHEMGTARMGRDPKTSVLNGNNQVWDAPNVFVTDGSCMVSTACVNPSLTYMALTARAAAFAVNELTKRNL; the protein is encoded by the coding sequence GTGCAGAGCACGACGTACGATGCGATCGTGGTGGGGTCGGGCATCTCGGGAGGATGGGCAGCCAAAGAGCTCACCGAGAGAGGTCTGAATGTGCTGCTGCTCGAGCGCGGCAAGAACATCGAGCACATCAAGGATTACCCTAACGCGACGAAGGGACCGTGGGAGTATCCGCATCGCGGCGGGCGCACGACGGCGATGGAGGAAGCGTACCCCGTCCTCAAGCGTGACTACCCACTGAACGAGAAGAATCTCGACTGGTGGGCGTCGGACAAGGACTCGCCATACACGGAGGTCAAACGCTTCGACTGGTTCCGCGGCTACCACGTCGGCGGCCGCTCACTGCTCTGGGGACGACAGAGCTATCGTCACAGCGATATCGACTTCGAGGCGAATGCGAAGGAGGGCGTGGCCGTCGATTGGCCCATCCGCTACGCCGACGTCACCAAGTGGTACGACTACGTCGAGCCGTTCGCCGGCATCTCCGGATCGATCGAGCACATGCCGCAGCTCCCGGACGGCAAGTTTCAGCCGGCGATGGCGCTCAACTGCGGTGAAGAGCTGATCGCCGGGCGCCTAACGAAGAAATTCGGAGGCAGGCGACGGATCATTCCCGGACGTGTCGCCAACGCGACACAGGCGCTCCCCGGGCGCTCGCCCTGCCAATACCGCAACGCCTGCTGGCTTGGCTGCCCGTACGGCGGCTACTTCAGCACGCAGGCGTCGACGCTTCCGGCCGCGATGAAGACGGGCCGCCTAACGTTGAAGCCGTGGGCGATCGCGACCGAGGTGCTCTACGACAAGGACAAGAAGCGCGCGACGGGCGTTCGCGTGCTCGACGCCGTCAGCGAGAAAGCGACGGACTACACCGCGAAGGTGATCTTCCTTTGCGCATCGACGCTCAACTCAACCTGGCTGCTCTTGCGATCGGCGACCGACGTCTGGCCGGGTGGTCTCGGCTCGAGCTCGGGCGAGCTCGGACACAACCTCATGGACCACCACTTCCGTCTTGGCGCGTCGGGGAGCATCGAGGGGATGGAAGACAAGTACTACTACGGCCGTCGACCGAACGGTTTCTACATCCCTCGCTACCGGAATGTCTTTGGCGAGAAGCGCGACTACCTGCGTGGCTTCGGCTATCAAGGCGGCGCGAGCCGCGACGGATGGTCGCGCGTCGTCGCGGAGCTCGGTGTGGGTGGCGCCTTCAAGGACAACGCCGCCGAGCCAGGCCCGTGGACGATCGGTGCGACGGCATTTGGCGAGATGTTGCCTAACCACGCCAATCAGGTCGGGATCGACGAGACGCGGAAGGACAAGTGGGGACTCCCTGTCCTCAAGATCGATTGCGCCATCGGCGAGAACGAGCGCAAGATGCGCGTCGACATGATGAACGACATGGCGGAAACGCTCGAGGCAGCCGGAGTGAAGAACGTGCAGATGTACGACAGCGGGTACTTCCCGGGCATGGGCATTCACGAGATGGGCACGGCACGGATGGGCCGCGACCCGAAGACATCGGTGCTCAACGGGAACAACCAGGTGTGGGACGCGCCCAATGTCTTCGTCACCGATGGATCGTGCATGGTTTCGACGGCCTGCGTGAACCCGTCGCTGACGTACATGGCGCTCACCGCGCGTGCGGCGGCGTTCGCCGTGAACGAGCTTACCAAGCGCAACCTCTGA
- a CDS encoding glutamine synthetase III, with the protein MSGARVSEYFGINTLGARQMRDKLSPEVYTKLVAAIRQGKKLDVEIAPKVASVIRDWAISRGATHFTHWFQPQTGLTAEKHDAFLSFDDGQPMESFSASQLIQSEPDASSFPSGGLRATWEARGYTAWNPASPVFIAEWAGVKTLCIPSVFIGYNGEALDELTPLLRSSDALSDRAIALLELLGDRGVHRVYTTLGPEQEYFLIDRGHFALRPDLVMAGRTLVGAPPPRGQQLEDHYFGGIPERIQACIAEVEYELYKLGVPIVTRHNEVAPSQFEMAPRFEETDVAVDHNQLVMATLRRVALRHNLQALLHEKPFAGINGSGKHCNWSMSVAAENPELDGYNLLKPGQTPHQNIRFLVFLAAILKGVHKYAAVLRAGIATSGNEHRLGANEAPPAIISVFMGDTLTHVIETIAEGKVTNSADQEMIKLGVARLPEIQRDNTDRNRTSPFAFTGNKFEFRAVGSSQSIAFPIVLLNAAVAETIGEITAELKAEIKKTKKTDDAVLKIVRRIFKETAAIRFEGNNYSEEWVKEADKRGLPNLRRTPEALKQLVTKQSRQLLTKLGIFSEEELDSRYHVRLERYVKDMLIELHTLRETVDTLVLPAALEYVGGLATSAARAKEAGIKAIPQLEPANRIGKLIQELQSARNALGKAIDKAEGMHEELEEQAEFLTSTGADAMAATRQASDALELLVDDELWPLPKYREMLFPV; encoded by the coding sequence ATGTCTGGCGCTCGAGTTTCCGAGTATTTCGGAATCAACACTCTTGGCGCGCGTCAGATGCGCGACAAGCTCTCGCCCGAGGTTTACACCAAGCTCGTCGCCGCCATCCGACAGGGCAAAAAGCTCGATGTAGAGATCGCGCCCAAGGTCGCGAGCGTCATTCGCGACTGGGCCATCTCTCGCGGGGCTACGCACTTTACCCACTGGTTCCAGCCCCAGACGGGTCTCACTGCCGAGAAGCACGACGCTTTCCTCTCCTTCGACGATGGCCAGCCGATGGAGTCGTTCAGTGCCTCGCAGCTCATCCAGAGCGAGCCCGACGCCTCGAGCTTTCCGTCCGGCGGTCTCCGTGCGACGTGGGAAGCGCGCGGCTACACCGCATGGAACCCTGCCAGCCCGGTGTTCATCGCCGAGTGGGCTGGCGTGAAGACGCTGTGCATTCCTTCTGTTTTCATCGGCTACAACGGTGAGGCGCTCGACGAGCTCACTCCCCTGCTCCGCAGCTCCGACGCGCTGAGCGATCGCGCGATCGCGCTGCTCGAGTTGCTCGGTGACAGAGGCGTCCACCGTGTTTACACCACGCTTGGTCCCGAGCAGGAGTATTTCCTGATTGATCGAGGTCATTTCGCGTTGCGACCTGACCTCGTCATGGCCGGACGGACGCTCGTTGGCGCTCCGCCGCCGCGCGGTCAGCAGCTCGAGGATCACTACTTCGGCGGGATTCCTGAGCGCATCCAGGCGTGCATCGCCGAAGTCGAGTACGAGCTGTATAAGCTCGGCGTACCGATCGTGACGCGGCACAACGAAGTGGCGCCGAGCCAGTTCGAGATGGCCCCGCGCTTCGAGGAGACCGACGTCGCCGTCGATCACAACCAGCTCGTCATGGCGACGCTGCGGCGCGTCGCGCTGCGTCACAACCTCCAGGCTCTGCTGCACGAGAAGCCCTTTGCCGGAATCAATGGGTCGGGCAAGCACTGCAACTGGTCGATGTCGGTGGCAGCCGAGAATCCGGAGCTCGACGGTTACAACTTGCTCAAGCCCGGCCAGACGCCGCACCAGAACATTCGCTTTCTCGTTTTCCTCGCCGCTATTCTCAAGGGCGTGCACAAGTACGCCGCGGTCTTGCGCGCGGGGATCGCAACGTCCGGCAACGAGCACCGGCTCGGCGCGAACGAAGCACCGCCCGCCATCATCTCGGTGTTCATGGGCGACACGCTCACACACGTCATCGAGACGATCGCCGAGGGCAAAGTGACGAACAGCGCCGATCAGGAAATGATCAAGCTCGGCGTCGCTCGTCTTCCGGAGATCCAGCGCGACAATACCGACCGGAACCGCACATCTCCTTTTGCGTTCACCGGTAACAAGTTCGAATTTCGAGCGGTCGGGTCGTCGCAGTCGATCGCGTTCCCGATCGTATTGTTGAACGCCGCGGTCGCCGAGACGATCGGCGAGATCACCGCCGAGCTCAAGGCGGAGATCAAGAAGACGAAGAAGACTGACGACGCGGTGCTCAAGATCGTTCGCCGCATCTTCAAGGAGACGGCGGCCATTCGTTTCGAGGGCAATAACTACTCGGAGGAGTGGGTCAAGGAAGCGGATAAGCGCGGACTTCCGAATCTGCGCCGTACTCCCGAGGCGCTGAAGCAGCTCGTTACCAAGCAGTCACGCCAGCTGTTGACCAAGCTCGGGATCTTCAGCGAGGAAGAGCTCGATTCTCGCTATCACGTGCGACTCGAGCGGTACGTTAAGGACATGCTCATCGAGCTCCACACGTTGCGAGAAACGGTCGACACGCTCGTTCTGCCGGCCGCGCTCGAGTACGTGGGCGGTCTGGCGACGTCGGCGGCGCGTGCAAAAGAGGCGGGGATCAAGGCCATTCCGCAGCTCGAGCCCGCGAACCGCATCGGCAAGTTGATTCAGGAGCTGCAGTCGGCGCGCAATGCGCTCGGTAAGGCGATCGACAAGGCCGAAGGCATGCACGAAGAGCTCGAGGAACAAGCGGAGTTCCTCACCAGCACGGGCGCGGACGCGATGGCTGCCACTCGTCAGGCGAGCGATGCCCTCGAACTGCTGGTCGACGACGAGCTGTGGCCACTGCCGAAGTATCGGGAGATGCTCTTCCCGGTCTGA
- a CDS encoding MFS transporter — MDDSLLQPHDPYASLRISSYRWYILSTFTMTLAAQIQGVVVSWQIYDITRDPLSLGLMGLAEALPYISIALFAGHVADRRDRRRISLSSLALLVVCSVSLLLLSLLASPRADSAMHRGVWPFYVVIFLSGIARSFLQPARQALGAEIVPRELYPNAVAWRSSTWQTAAVAGPALGGLLYGFTSPSFAYAVDAALMIVALFAFAAIAYVPRGQRANESSVSESLRTGIHFVLREPVLLGAMTLDLFSVLLGGAEALLPVFADQILNAGPEGLGILRAAPAAGATLMSLYLAHQRPFRRAGRALLNSVAVFAVCIIGFGLSKSFLLSLVLLAISGMADNVSVVVRSTLLQVLTPEHLLGRVSSVNAIFIGSSNELGAFESGVAARFLGTVTSVVLGGVASLSVVGIVARRIPSLRRLGAIERARRDL, encoded by the coding sequence GTGGACGATTCCCTTCTCCAGCCGCACGATCCGTACGCTTCGCTTCGCATTTCGAGCTACCGCTGGTACATACTGAGCACGTTCACGATGACGCTGGCGGCGCAGATCCAGGGCGTCGTCGTCTCGTGGCAGATCTACGACATCACGCGCGATCCCCTCTCGTTAGGCCTCATGGGCCTGGCCGAGGCGCTTCCCTATATCAGCATCGCGCTCTTCGCGGGGCACGTCGCTGACCGGCGCGACCGGCGCAGGATCTCGCTGTCGTCGCTCGCGTTGCTCGTCGTCTGCTCGGTGTCGCTTCTTCTCCTGAGCCTTCTCGCGAGTCCTCGCGCCGACTCGGCGATGCACCGCGGCGTGTGGCCCTTCTACGTCGTGATCTTTCTCAGCGGTATAGCCCGCAGCTTTCTCCAGCCGGCCCGTCAGGCGCTCGGCGCGGAGATCGTTCCTCGAGAGCTGTATCCGAACGCGGTAGCGTGGCGGAGCTCGACGTGGCAAACGGCAGCCGTTGCCGGTCCTGCCCTCGGGGGACTCCTCTATGGTTTCACCTCGCCGTCCTTCGCCTACGCCGTCGACGCGGCACTGATGATCGTTGCGCTCTTCGCCTTTGCGGCGATCGCGTACGTGCCGCGCGGCCAGAGAGCAAACGAGAGCTCCGTCTCCGAGAGTCTGCGGACCGGAATTCACTTTGTTCTGCGAGAGCCCGTTCTGCTCGGCGCGATGACTCTCGATCTCTTCTCCGTGCTCCTCGGCGGCGCCGAAGCTCTTCTGCCGGTTTTTGCGGATCAGATTCTGAATGCCGGTCCGGAGGGCCTTGGCATCTTGCGCGCGGCCCCTGCAGCAGGCGCAACGCTGATGTCCTTGTATCTCGCCCACCAGAGGCCGTTTCGCCGGGCGGGACGCGCTCTACTGAACTCAGTGGCGGTCTTCGCAGTCTGCATCATTGGATTCGGTCTCTCGAAAAGCTTCCTGCTATCGCTCGTCCTGCTGGCCATCAGCGGAATGGCCGATAACGTGAGCGTCGTCGTTCGCTCCACGCTGCTCCAGGTGCTGACGCCCGAGCATCTACTTGGCCGGGTTTCCTCGGTAAATGCGATTTTCATTGGCTCCTCCAATGAGCTCGGCGCCTTCGAGTCAGGAGTCGCAGCCCGTTTTCTCGGCACGGTGACTTCGGTCGTGCTTGGAGGAGTCGCTTCGTTGTCCGTTGTAGGAATTGTGGCGCGTCGCATTCCGAGCCTCCGACGCCTGGGCGCGATCGAGCGGGCTCGGCGGGACTTGTAG
- a CDS encoding DUF4142 domain-containing protein: MKRLLITASAACLLGACHFHSRSWLAQHANDKAPPPPKVVADTQPVVKQAGEPEPKVHIWSRADATTPMSRSSFFTTDGRTVGRFLMANDVDLSFARIAFLNSSNDEVKAFAKRMLTDHTQVIASMRALAGDEDIAPADDDAGRDLRDLSTLQRDSLRVLTGRAFDIAYVGMELDRHRAILSMIDDVLLPRARNSELREMLTSARPIIAAHIAHAEQLQATLAKR; encoded by the coding sequence ATGAAGCGTCTCCTCATCACCGCCAGCGCCGCCTGCCTGCTCGGCGCGTGCCACTTCCATTCGCGCTCCTGGCTCGCGCAACACGCCAACGACAAGGCGCCCCCGCCCCCGAAAGTCGTCGCCGACACACAGCCCGTCGTGAAGCAGGCGGGTGAGCCCGAGCCGAAAGTTCACATCTGGTCGCGCGCTGACGCTACAACGCCGATGAGCCGCTCGAGCTTCTTCACCACCGACGGCCGTACCGTCGGTCGCTTCCTCATGGCGAACGACGTCGACCTCAGCTTCGCGCGGATCGCTTTCCTCAACTCGAGCAACGACGAGGTCAAGGCGTTCGCCAAGCGTATGCTCACCGACCACACGCAGGTCATTGCGTCGATGCGTGCGCTCGCCGGCGATGAGGACATCGCGCCTGCGGACGACGACGCTGGTCGCGACCTGCGCGACCTGTCGACCCTGCAGCGCGATTCGCTGCGCGTGCTCACTGGCCGCGCCTTCGACATCGCGTATGTCGGCATGGAGCTCGACCGGCACCGCGCGATTCTCTCGATGATCGACGACGTCCTTCTTCCCCGCGCTCGCAACAGCGAGCTGCGCGAGATGTTGACGTCGGCGCGCCCCATCATCGCCGCTCACATCGCCCACGCGGAGCAGCTGCAGGCCACGCTCGCGAAGCGCTGA
- a CDS encoding SWIM zinc finger family protein, with product MSNVKIDFDAAGGVDLGRLERSLALHGERIADGRYCVTGGAHAHWVDLVTTSHPRCDCGDHLWRERICKHILAALLREGNERVLSALPQLLARVHATTRDKRACDAA from the coding sequence ATGTCGAACGTGAAGATCGACTTCGACGCGGCAGGTGGCGTCGACCTGGGGCGTCTCGAGCGGAGTCTGGCGCTCCACGGTGAGCGAATCGCCGATGGCCGATACTGCGTGACGGGCGGCGCTCACGCGCACTGGGTGGATCTCGTCACCACCTCACATCCGCGCTGCGATTGCGGCGATCATCTCTGGCGAGAGCGCATCTGCAAGCACATCCTCGCCGCGTTGCTGCGCGAAGGAAACGAGCGCGTGCTGTCGGCATTGCCGCAGCTACTCGCGAGAGTGCATGCGACGACGCGCGACAAGCGCGCGTGCGATGCCGCCTGA